DNA sequence from the Nitrospirota bacterium genome:
AGAATTCGTAGTTCTTATCGTCAAGGGCTGTTTCGTAAATGCCTTGATTAATGGGATTCTTGAGTTTTAGATAAACGCGGACATTTTCATTAAATGCGTTTTCGTTTATATTGTCTGGGTTGGTAGGATCCTTCACCAGATCTATTAGGTCGGCAGCGTAGATAGTGGCGACGATGCCTTTTAATGGCCCATCACTTCTATCAAAATATTGTTTGTCGACGAAGCGCACTTTTCCGCTGATCTTCGGGTATTTCTTCTCCAATATCTTTTGAACAATATCTTCTTGGTCATAATAAAAGTATTCTACATGTTTATATTTGTTTAATCCTCCTTCAAATTTAGAACGCGCTTGTTCTATGGGCTTTTCTTTATTCGAGCAGAGGTGGTATTTAAAATATAATGTGCCTGATTTGTATAGTTCCCAAATCTCAACTATCTTATCCCACAAAAGAGGGTTAACATCTTTCTCTTTGATCGCTCGCTCATATATTCGTCCCATAGTTACCAAAAGCTTATCTATTTCTATCTCCGGGAAATTGGCTTTTGACTTCTCAAACGTTTCAGCATACTTGAAATTGAAGATATGGACATCGCGGTCACTTATATATACGGCATCAATTCCGCCATCCATTGATCCATCAGTAATAGCGTCTTCAATCTCATCTTCGTTTAGATTCAGAATAGCTTCCAATGCAATCCACTCAAAGGCATCGCTGAGCTTATCTAAACTGAAGTCTTCTTTATATTTTTTTACCTTTTCCTCAATTGTGCTAAACGTGCTTAGGTTTGCCATATATCTGCGCTCCTTATGGTATTCGTATAACGCGAGCGTCACGCGCCGGCTTCTGGCGCGTCGCCGTGGACGCTCATGTTGGTCTCGATTAGTATTTGCCCGTCGTATGCCACGTTTTGGTCATCTCTTCGAATATCTTCAAGTCACCACGGAGACGATCTGTTGTCGTTGTCAACTCAGCGCTATCAATCAGAGAATTGTTGCTTCGTAAAGACAAGATCGCGATGTCGATTCTTTCTGTTGGATCTTCTTTGCATGTATAGTGCACCGTCAATTGCTTCGCGGTTACTTTGCCAAGAGCACCAGTCGAGATATTCGTACTCAGTATTTTGCTAGCCTTCTCTTCCGTATATTTAATATGGTCCTTTATGGCTTCATCAAGAGTTTTATACTCGAGCGAATTTGCGCTACTGTCGAAGAAAATATATGCGCGCGGGTCCCACGATAAAACAATACCGAATCCATGTTGTGGGTATGATGGAGGAGAAGAATGGCCTACAAGTCCTTTGGGGATCGTCACCCCATACAAATAGTTTGGATTTGAATATTGCCCTGTGAAGGCAGACATGTCCGGGCCTTCAAATCCTTTATCTGGAAACTTGCCGCACTCACTTGCTTCTGACGTTTGGATCGCAGTTAAGAATAATATCGACACGAACAGTGTCAGCAATTTCCGTTTCATATTCTCTTTCCTCAAGGACTAATCGCGGCGGTCTCGACTCGAAGGTTAGTTTTGATATCCGCGCGTTAAAGCATCGGCTTTCGTGGCTCGCCATAAATCTGCTTGTATACTTTCCAACGCTTTTCCAATATCGCCCCCAGACAGAAGGAAACAACCGCTATGATACATGGGGTGAATGCGATTGTTTTTTGCCTTAGCGTTAGATAAAAGTAGTAGCCGTGATTATTGACTTGATAGATTTGACCTGTAATTGGATTGGGTTTCGTCGGTGCTCCATTTTGAAAATAGAAGTAGTACAGGTAAATAAATAGAACCCATGAAATAAAGGACAGAGTACTGACTGAATATAAAATGTTCTTTTTTACCCTGAATGTCATAAGGGTTATCTCCTTTAAGACCCTTTCGTCAAAAACTAACTCCCGGGTGAGACGTGCCTTTTCTGCGCGTCGTTCTCGACCCGCTGGTTGTAATCATTTTTGTTTATACTACATTGTTCTATCTGAGCGGTGACTATGGACGATAGCCCATTTTAGGATTAAACACGCGAAATGCATGATATATTAGGATAGCGCCCCACCCAATCAATGGCCATTTGAACCAGTAATAGTCATCCGCAGTAAATATATTGATAAATATCAAGATCGACATCACAGGAAGATAAATGAGAAGATGTATGAAAAAACCATCGCGAGCCGCAGTTTTCTTTTTTATTTGATCACTTCGATCATCATTCTCCATACTCACACCTTTTCAGTATAAGAAATCGCTGATATAAACTACAAGAACGTCTCTAGAAATCTTTGTATTTCATATACGATACTATCGTTTAGTTCAAGACAACGCCGCCGTGAGGGGCGTGCTTCTCGACCCACTCGACGGCGTGGTTGGAAGAAAAAATCATTTTGGTCTTTGAAATATCGTAATCACATTAACCTTGATATTATTTAAGGCACTTATATCTTTTTCTTTTTGCAGCCACCACTCACGTTTTACTTGAGAAATATCAAATGAAAACCAGAGGCCATTTTCATTTAATCCAATGCTTTCTTCTTGTGTGGCAGAAAATGCAGCATTAGGATATGCCTTTTTAACTTCAGTGAATGTATTGCCTACACCGATGCCTTTATTTGTTTTAAAATAAGGGTCGTCGACACTGATAAGCCAAATAACATTTGTATCTTTTCTGCCTTTCTCTTCATTCACTTCCAGTATTATTGATTTGCCGTTATTAAATCGATATATATAAGCTGGTTCCTGGTCGCCTTCACTTTGAATGAACGTTTTATTAAATCCTGCAGGATATTTCTTCATAAGGCTTGATATGTTCATGCCAATTGCGATGTCACCAACTTTGCCTTCTTCAATGTAAATTCTTTCCTCAGAAGCAACTGCTTGACATCCAAACCAGACAGTCAACATAAAAAGAATGATTATCATCTTTATGTTTTTAACACGAAGTATCATATGGCTACCTCATTATTGTTTATCTGAAATACAACGCGGCGCTGACGCGCCGACCTTGGCGCGTCGCTGTCGAGCGCCATGTTAGTTTTACGGGAATAAAATTAGCCCCTCATATTCAGAAGTG
Encoded proteins:
- a CDS encoding abortive phage infection protein, with the protein product MANLSTFSTIEEKVKKYKEDFSLDKLSDAFEWIALEAILNLNEDEIEDAITDGSMDGGIDAVYISDRDVHIFNFKYAETFEKSKANFPEIEIDKLLVTMGRIYERAIKEKDVNPLLWDKIVEIWELYKSGTLYFKYHLCSNKEKPIEQARSKFEGGLNKYKHVEYFYYDQEDIVQKILEKKYPKISGKVRFVDKQYFDRSDGPLKGIVATIYAADLIDLVKDPTNPDNINENAFNENVRVYLKLKNPINQGIYETALDDKNYEF